From one Humulus lupulus chromosome 8, drHumLupu1.1, whole genome shotgun sequence genomic stretch:
- the LOC133794602 gene encoding GDSL esterase/lipase 1-like, translated as MHHMPLMSKLSIHNASTCLFMIFFISLVIRTKCACDQTKNAAALFVFGDSLFDPGNNNYFNTPARANYFPYGETFFKYPTGRFSNGRLIPDFVAEYAKLPLIPPYLHPGYVDFTSGANFASAGAGALIETHQGIALSLRTQVGYFKNVSRLLRLKLGDAVAITLLSRAVYLFNVGINDYMSLFNSNSTTFSSFSTKEFVGMVIGNISSVIEEIYEVGGRKFGFQTVRPIACAPNSRVLAEGKYNESCLDQGTPFVLLHNIQLSKLLKKLNTQLKGFKYSLNDYNTFLQERMDHPSKYGFKEGMVGCCGSGPYQGIFNCGGKRAKEYFLCGNVSEYVFFDSSHSTERVYQQFTEQTWSKEPSPKGSYNLRELFTFN; from the exons ATGCACCATATGCCTCTCATGTCAAAGTTAAGCATTCATAATGCCAGTACTTGTCTCTTCATGATCTTCTTCATAAGCCTTGTAATTCGCACCAAGTGCGCCTGTGATCAAACTAAGAACGCAGCAGCCTTATTCGTGTTTGGTGACTCACTATTTGATCCTGGCAATAATAACTACTTCAACACTCCTGCTCGGGCCAACTATTTTCCATATGGTGAAACCTTTTTTAAGTATCCAACTGGGAGATTCTCTAACGGCCGCTTAATCCCCGATTTCGTTG CTGAGTATGCCAAGTTGCCACTAATTCCACCATATTTACATCCTGGTTATGTTGACTTTacatctggtgcgaactttgctTCTGCTGGAGCTGGTGCTCTGATTGAAACTCACCAAGGAATT gCATTAAGCCTTCGAACTCAAGTTGGTTATTTCAAGAATGTTAGCAGGCTATTGAGGCTAAAACTAGGGGATGCAGTGGCCATAACTCTGCTGTCAAGAGCTGTTTACTTGTTCAATGTAGGAATCAACGATTACATGTCCCTTTTCAACTCGAACTCTACCACCTTTTCATCCTTCTCAACCAAAGAATTTGTAGGGATGGTGATAGGCAACATAAGCTCAGTGATTGAG GAAATATATGAGGTGGGAGGAAGAAAATTTGGGTTTCAAACCGTAAGGCCTATTGCTTGTGCACCAAACTCAAGAGTTCTTGCAGAAGGAAAATATAATGAGTCCTGCTTGGATCAGGGTACACCATTTGTACTATTACACAATATACAACTCTCCAAGCTCCTCAAAAAGCTAAATACTCAACTCAAAGGATTCAAATACTCACTCAATGATTATAATACATTTCTCCAAGAAAGAATGGATCACCCTTCTAAATATG GGTTCAAGGAAGGGATGGTGGGTTGCTGTGGCAGTGGTCCTTACCAAGGAATTTTCAACTGTGGAGGGAAGAGAGCAAAAGAGTACTTTTTATGTGGTAATGTTAGTGAGTATGTGTTCTTTGACTCTTCTCATTCCACTGAGAGGGTATATCAACAATTTACTGAGCAAACATGGAGTAAAGAGCCAAGTCCCAAAGGGTCTTACAATCTCAGAGaattatttacgtttaattaa